A genomic window from Emys orbicularis isolate rEmyOrb1 chromosome 8, rEmyOrb1.hap1, whole genome shotgun sequence includes:
- the LOC135882910 gene encoding protocadherin gamma-C5-like gives MNKRLILEISVYPSPFPPELSSAQIRYSIPEELTRGAFVGNIAKDLGTNVAKLAAANLQVLSDSDSQYFSVNVNTGIIVVNDRIDREWLCGQNSRCFLHLKLAIENPVEFYRIEVEILDINDNPPEFPSSEIALQIYELASLGARFPIHQAQDPDVGSNALQTYHLSANENFNLNVKARTDGSKFPELVLERALDREHRAVHHLVLTAEDGGSPPRSSKTRIAVQVLDANDNHPVFDKPSYQARLVENSPSGTLVIKLNATDVDAGPNGDVRYSLGSHNSEALRRIFAIDDQTGEIRVQGNLDFEEASVYEIEVEAKDMGSPTMEEHCSVTVEVTDVNDNPPEVVLTSFSSSLSEDAPPGTVVAVIHVKDRDSGEHGKVQCHLPRSLPFKLRKDFEHQYSLLTSQGLDRESVSQYNVTIFASDLGSPPLSRHTVLSITLADINDNTPQFERTSYEVVVKENNQVGEILVTVSATDPDLDQYSRLSYSVLSSPGKGPTADPSAYISINPTSGQVSAKLPFDYEQTTYFQFQVEASDGGSPALSSRTVVHVFVTDQNDNAPGIQFPLTGKDSVVLFRIPRSTSPQALITKIIAVDLDSGRNAWLAYHLMQATDPSLFVVALRSGEIRTTRALQEQDAATQELFLVVKDSGEPPMSTSVTVLVLLEENAPEAFLGLKAQAAESESVPRLTLYLIISLATISALSLAALVGLGVRCVRGDARAAVGCCVKADTLRVSPNPLLGHVQYQPTLGDGTIDVQVTATAPPARGYRSCFSPVSDISEFMFMKPSVSLGNSSGNSPPDRSFSTEVSSLNVPWQCPQLTPPCDLQRVWLGRLGRCVPKARDVL, from the exons ATGAATAAGAGGCTAATACTGGAGATCAGCGTGTACCCCTCCCCTTTCCCGCCGGAGCT CTCTTCCGCCCAGATCCGTTACTCTATCCCAGAGGAACTGACCCGAGGTGCCTTTGTGGGAAATATTGCTAAGGATCTAGGGACAAATGTGGCAAAACTCGCGGCTGCTAATCTGCAGGTTCTTTCCGATTCTGATTCCCAGTATTTCTCTGTGAATGTGAACACTGGGATTATAGTGGTCAATGACAGAATCGACAGAGAGTGGCTCTGCGGGCAGAACTCGCGGTGCTTCTTGCATCTCAAACTCGCTATCGAAAATCCAGTGGAGTTCTACCGCATTGAAGTGGAAATATTGGATATAAATGATAATCCTCCTGAATTCCCGAGCAGCGAGATCGCTTTACAGATCTATGAACTGGCCTCTCTGGGCGCCCGCTTTCCTATCCATCAGGCGCAGGACCCGGACGTGGGCTCTAACGCTTTGCAGACCTACCACCTCAGCGCCAATGAGAATTTCAATCTCAACGTGAAGGCACGTACAGATGGCAGCAAATTCCCGGAGCTGGTGCTGGAAAGAGCGCTGGACAGGGAGCACAGAGCTGTCCACCATTTGGTCCTGACAGCTGAGGATGGCGGCTCTCCCCCCAGGTCCAGCAAAACACGAATTGCTGTCCAGGTTCTAGACGCCAATGATAACCATCCAGTGTTCGATAAACCTTCCTACCAAGCTCGTTTGGTGGAAAACTCTCCCTCGGGCACGCTAGTCATTAAACTGAATGCCACAGACGTGGACGCAGGACCTAACGGAGACGTACGCTATTCCCTGGGCAGCCACAACTCGGAAGCCTTGCGCAGGATATTTGCAATAGACGATCAAACGGGAGAAATCCGAGTTCAGGGGAACCTAGATTTTGAAGAAGCGTCTGTCTACGAGATTGAAGTTGAGGCCAAGGATATGGGCTCTCCCACGATGGAGGAGCATTGCAGCGTCACTGTAGAGGTCACGGATGTGAATGACAATCCTCCAGAGGTGGTCCTCacctccttctccagctccttgAGTGAAGATGCCCCTCCCGGGACTGTGGTCGCTGTGATACACGTGAAAGACAGAGACTCCGGGGAGCATGGGAAAGTCCAGTGCCATCTACCCAGAAGCCTTCCCTTCAAACTTCGGAAAGACTTTGAGCACCAGTATTCCCTGCTCACCAGCCAAGGGCTGGACCGCGAGAGCGTCTCCCAGTACAATGTCACCATCTTCGCCTCTGACCTGGGAAGCCCCCCTCTCTCACGACACACAGTTCTCTCCATCACGCTTGCAGACATCAATGACAACACACCACAGTTTGAGAGAACTTCCTATGAAGTCGTCGTGAAAGAGAACAACCAGGTGGGGGAAATACTGGTCACGGTATCCGCAACCGATCCTGATTTGGACCAGTATTCGCGCCTTTCCTATTCTGTTCTGAGCAGCCCGGGGAAAGGTCCCACTGCGGATCCCTCCGCATACATCTCCATAAACCCAACAAGTGGGCAGGTTTCCGCGAAGCTGCCTTTTGATTACGAGCAAACCACGTATTTCCAGTTCCAGGTGGAAGCCTCAGATGGCGGCTCTCCAGCTCTCAGCAGCAGGACAGTGGTCCACGTATTCGTCACAGACCAAAATGACAACGCCCCAGGGATCCAGTTCCCTTTGACCGGGAAGGACTCAGTAGTCCTGTTCAGGATTCCCCGATCTACCAGCCCCCAAGCCTTAATAACGAAGATCATAGCGGTGGACCTAGACTCTGGACGAAATGCATGGCTCGCCTACCATTTAATGCAGGCAACCGATCCCAGTCTCTTCGTGGTGGCCCTGCGCTCCGGAGAAATCCGGACCACTCGAGCCCTCCAGGAGCAGGATGCTGCCACGCAGGAACTCTTCTTGGTAGTCAAAGACTCAGGCGAGCCGCCCATGTCCACCTCCGTCACCGTGTTGGTGTTGCTGGAGGAGAATGCCCCCGAAGCCTTCCTGGGGTTAAAGGCTCAGGCGGCGGAAAGTGAGAGCGTCCCCAGGTTAACACTGTATTTAATCATTTCATTAGCAACAATCTCAGCGTTGTCATTGGCTGCTTTGGTGGGGCTGGGTGTCCGGTGTGTCAGGGGAGATGCACGTGCTGCGGTTGGCTGCTGTGTGAAAGCGGACACGCTCCGGGTGTCCCCAAACCCCTTGCTCGGACACGTACAGTACCAGCCCACCCTGGGGGACGGCACGATCGACGTGCAGGTGACCGCCACGGCCCCTCCTGCCCGGGGGTATAGATCCTGCTTCTCTCCAGTCTCGGACATCAGCGAGTTCATGTTCATGAAACCCTCTGTGAGCCTCGGAAACAGCTCGGGCAACAGCCCGCCTGATCGCAGCTTCTCCACTGAGGTGAGCTCCCTGAACGTGCCATGGCAGTGTCCCCAGCTGACCCCGCCGTGTGACCTGCAGCGTGTCTGGCTGGGTCGGCTGGGTCGGTGTGTTCCAAAGGCACGAGACGTGCTATAG
- the LOC135882911 gene encoding protocadherin gamma-C5-like yields MEPRSPGQPAWKWQVLSLLSLCGWGWVSGQIRYSVVEESELGTVVGNMAQDLGLKVADLSGRRLRLGSEENRLYFAVSLASGALLVNEKIDRESLCGASAGCVLPVQVVIETPLELFRLEVEILDLNDNSPSFPNAQRTVRIAESVTVAARFPLESAQDPDVGTNTVSAYRLSPSPHFSLNVKKLKDGKLFPELVLEQALDREEQREHQLVLTAVDGGNPARSGTAQITVVVVDINDNAPVFDQSVYKVSVPENTPVGTPLIQLNATDPDEGPSGEVQYSFAVHTSDSVRKLFYLDPPTGAIRVQGVVDFEEASFYEIHVRARDRGVPEMEGHCVLQVEIEDVNDNSPEVLLTSLVNPVPENTLLETVVGLFNVRDRDSGANGEVSLGIAPNLPFKIKSFENHYALITREKLDRESVSQYTIELTARDAGSPSLTTETTILLNISDVNDNPPRFSQTSYNAFLRENNPPGSLLCTLSASDPDEGENSRLTYSIARSQIQDAPASSFVHINPDNGNVYAQRTFDFELLQVLQIPVAVQDSGSPPQDSNVTVYVFILDENDNAPLILHPVTGSQVAAPQRIPQSVPAGYMVTKVTAVDADSGHNAWLSYSLLPQSTDPSLFRVASYTGEIRTTRGFQDTDLAAQKIVVLVKDNGDPALSCTVTIMVSLEDKASEENFKSRDFLTNPKDKPDLTLYLIIALVAVSMVCLVTFIVFSAKCLRKRDRYSCCCLSNSPSRDIFKHSSPKLQLNTDGTLKYMEVTLRPTDSQSQCYRTCFSPGSDRSDFTFMRPMSCPPPSALAMETDTFLSGTNTSNESGQVKNCRSTDLCYTAATSAHGLVLVLLSREGGW; encoded by the exons ATGGAGCCCAGAAGCCCCGGGCAACCCGCTTGGAAATGGCAAGTACTGAGTTTGCTTTCCCTgtgcggctggggctgggtctctgggcAGATTCGCTATTCAGTGGTGGAGGAGTCGGAGCTGGGAACAGTGGTGGGGAATATGGCTCAAGATCTAGGCTTAAAGGTGGCGGATCTTTCGGGTCGCAGGCTGCGCTTGGGTTCGGAGGAGAACAGACTGTACTTTGCGGTGAGCCTGGCCAGCGGCGCTCTGCTGGTGAATGAAAAGATAGACAGAGAGAGCCTCTGCGGAGCCAGCGCGGGGTGTGTGCTGCCGGTGCAGGTCGTCATAGAAACGCCCCTGGAGCTTTTCCGCCTCGAGGTTGAGATTCTGGACCTGAATGACAATTCGCCCAGCTTTCCCAATGCCCAGCGCACTGTGAGGATAGCGGAGTCCGTCACCGTGGCTGCGCGCTTCCCTCTGGAGAGTGCCCAGGACCCGGATGTGGGGACCAACACTGTCAGCGCCTATCGGCTCAGCCCCAGCCCGCACTTCTCACTGAATGTGAAGAAGCTCAAGGACGGCAAACTCTTCCCGGAGCTGGTGCTAGAGCAAGCCCTGGACCGAGAGGAGCAGCGAGAACACCAGCTGGTACTGACTGCCGTTGACGGGGGAAATCCGGCCAGGTCAGGCACTGCGCAGATAACCGTGGTTGTTGTGGATATCAATGACAATGCACCTGTGTTCGACCAGTCTGTCTACAAGGTCAGCGTGCCGGAAAACACCCCTGTGGGCACTCCGCTTATTCAACTCAATGCTACTGACCCTGACGAGGGCCCCAGCGGAGAAGTACAGTACTCCTTTGCCGTTCACACTTCCGACTCCGTCCGGAAGTTGTTTTATTTGGATCCCCCCACTGGCGCCATCCGCGTTCAGGGAGTTGTGGATTTCGAAGAAGCGAGTTTCTATGAAATCCACGTAAGAGCCCGAGACAGGGGCGTGCCGGAAATGGAAGGCCACTGCGTTCTCCAGGTGGAAATAGAAGACGTCAATGACAATTCCCCAGAGGTCCTGCTGACCTCCTTGGTGAACCCAGTGCCAGAAAACACCCTCTTGGAGACCGTGGTGGGGCTTTTCAATGTGCGAGACCGAGACTCGGGTGCCAATGGGGAAGTGAGTTTAGGAATAGCACCAAACCTACCATTCAAAATTAAATCCTTCGAAAACCACTATGCGCTGATCACCCGCGAGAAGCTGGACAGAGAATCCGTCTCTCAATACACCATTGAGCTGACTGCCAGAGACGCAGGATCCCCCTCTCTGACCACCGAGACCACAATACTTCTGAACATTTCGGACGTCAATGACAACCCCCCTCGCTTTTCTCAGACTTCCTACAACGCCTTCCTGAGAGAGAACAACCCCCCGGGCTCCTTGCTCTGCACCTTGTCGGCTTCCGATCCCGACGAGGGAGAAAATTCCCGCCTCACTTACTCTATAGCGAGAAGTCAGATCCAGGATGCGCCTGCCTCTTCCTTCGTTCACATTAACCCGGACAATGGTAATGTTTACGCGCAGCGCACTTTTGACTTCGAGTTGCTTCAGGTGCTGCAAATCCCCGTGGCTGTGCAGGACTCGGGGTCTCCTCCTCAGGACTCCAATGTTACCGTCTACGTCTTTATTCTGGATGAGAACGATAACGCCCCGCTCATTTTGCACCCGGTGACTGGCAGCCAGGTCGCAGCGCCCCAAAGGATACCCCAGTCTGTTCCCGCTGGCTACATGGTCACCAAAGTCACAGCAGTGGATGCAGATTCTGGCCATAACGCCTGGCTCTCCTATTCGTTGCTGCCACAGTCTACAGACCCCTCCTTGTTCCGAGTGGCTTCTTACACAGGAGAAATCCGGACCACCCGGGGCTTCCAAGACACAGACCTGGCCGCGCAGAAAATCGTCGTGCTAGTCAAGGACAACGGGGACCCAGCTTTATCCTGCACAGTCACCATTATGGTTTCCTTAGAAGACAAAGCGTCGGAGGAAAACTTCAAATCTCGCGATTTCCTTACAAACCCCAAAGATAAGCCCGACCTGACTCTCTATTTAATTATTGCGCTGGTGGCAGTTAGCATGGTGTGTCTTGTTACTTTCATCGTATTCTCTGCAAAGTGCCTCAGGAAAAGAGACAGATACTCCTGTTGCTGCCTGAGCAACTCACCCTCTAGGGACATTTTCAAACACTCCAGCCCAAAGCTTCAGCTGAACACGGACGGCACGTTGAAATACATGGAGGTGACACTGAGGCCCACAGACTCTCAGAGCCAGTGCTATAGGACCTGCTTTTCTCCAGGCTCAGACAGAAGTGACTTCACCTTTATGAGACCTATGAGTTGTCCCCCGCCTAGTGCCCTAGCGATGGAAACTGACACTTTCTTATCTGGTACGAATACATCGAATGAATCCGGTCAG GTTAAAAACTGCAGGTCCACGGACCTTTGTTACACAGCAGCAACTTCCGCCCATGGATTGGTGCTTGTGTTGCTGTCCCGGGAAGGAGGCTGGTGA
- the LOC135882912 gene encoding protocadherin gamma-C4-like gives MGSAMESRGFLQWQVGALLLVFFPLRGGGQAAQIRYSIPEELAPGSFVGDVARDLGLDAARVASRQLQILPGSAQRHFRAEAQTGVLVVEERIDRERLCGSSPRCLLYLEILLANPLASHRVEVEVLDVNDNAPAFLTSLTLLEIAESAAPGARFPLEPAEDLDFGANSVSTYRLSPPGCFTLSVKNLKDGSKHPELILEKALDREQQEQHRLVLTALDGGLPAKSGTAEIIVSVIDANDNPPVFGQPVYKITLLENAPEGTMVIKLNATDQDEGTNGEIAYSFSSHTRQKIRRLFSIQERTGEVRVLGNVDYEEGTVYEIDVRAKDKGSPSMDAHCSVLVEIKDVNDNAPSVRFTLLSATVREDAPVGTAVAFLSVSDGDSRENGEVQLQLPADIPFQIVSSFRNHYSLVTSGPLDREEVSEYKVVITATDSGSPPLSSQSNLLINISDLNDNPPRFSQPAYQAEVPENNALGVPICSVSAFDPDLGPNSQLSYSIVDSTVQGLPVSSYVYVSAENGTIYSSSSFDHEQIKQIVVQIQARDGGSPPLSTNVTVSIFILDRNDNAPLIIYPVARKGFLAQQSVPFSSQAGHFVTKVTSVDADSGRNAWLSYKLQQATDPSLFKVSPYTGEIRTTRTLLEQDSPTQKIVLVVEDCGEPPMSTTTTVIMNIEQDPDRSSANFKRSNLEQDGLPHLTVYLIIALVAISALSAMTCVFLAVKCLRNARARNSDAVWTTYLKGGNTLQAGRHFDRGLQSVEEKLEFPTAFGGDFLSLCPLQRPGQTPLSEGSNHLFAKPVSQPDINSSDTLLASNNLSDPNECLGGVVIGRERIELSSNEVLI, from the exons ATGGGCTCAGCGATGGAGAGCAGGGGGTTCCTGCAATGGCAAGTAGGCGCTTTGCTTCTGGTTTTCTTCCCgttgcggggtggggggcaggcggcACAGATCCGTTACTCCATCCCGGAGGAGTTGGCCCCGGGATCCTTCGTTGGGGATGTGGCTAGGGACCTGGGTCTGGATGCTGCCCGGGTGGCCTCCCGACAGCTGCAGATCCTGCCCGGCTCGGCTCAGAGGCACTTCAGAGCAGAGGCGCAGACTGGTGTCTTGGTGGTGGAGGAGCGGATAGACCGAGAGCGGCTCTGCGGCTCTAGCCCGCGCTGTCTGCTGTACCTGGAGATCTTGCTGGCCAACCCGCTGGCCTCCCACCGCGTGGAAGTGGAGGTTCTGGATGTGAACGACAATGCTCCGGCGTTCCTTACTAGCCTCACCCTCTTGGAGATTGCCGAGTCCGCAGCACCAGGCGCGCGGTTCCCTCTGGAGCCTGCAGAAGATTTGGACTTCGGAGCCAACTCCGTCAGCACCTACCGGCTGAGCCCTCCTGGATGTTTCACCTTGAGTGTGAAGAATCTTAAAGACGGCAGCAAACACCCCGAGCTGATTCTGGAGAAGGCGCTAgacagggagcagcaggagcagcatcgGCTGGTGCTCACAGCACTGGATGGTGGGCTTCCTGCTAAATCCGGAACTGCTGAGATTATCGTCTCCGTTATTGACGCCAACGACAACCCGCCCGTCTTTGGTCAGCCCGTGTACAAAATAACCCTGCTGGAAAATGCGCCGGAGGGGACTATGGTGATTAAATTAAATGCCACCGACCAGGACGAGGGGACAAATGGAGAGATCGCCTATTCCTTCAGCAGCCACACTCGCCAGAAAATCCGGCGGTTGTTTAGCATTCAGGAAAGGACCGGAGAGGTGAGAGTCCTGGGAAATGTCGACTATGAAGAGGGCACAGTGTACGAGATCGATGTGAGGGCCAAAGACAAGGGCTCTCCCTCTATGGACGCCCATTGCAGCGTCTTGGTGGAGATAAAGGATGTCAACGACAACGCCCCTAGCGTTAGGTTCACATTGCTCTCAGCCACGGTTCGAGAGGACGCGCCAGTGGGGACGGCAGTGGCTTTTCTCAGTGtaagtgatggagactccaggGAAAACGGAGAGGTTCAGCTGCAGCTCCCGGCAGACATCCCCTTCCAGATCGTATCGTCCTTCAGGAACCACTACTCCTTGGTCACCAGCGGCCCGCTGGATCGGGAGGAGGTTTCTGAGTATAAGGTTGTGATCACAGCTACAGATTCTGGATCGCCGCCACTTTCCAGTCAGAGCAACCTCCTGATAAACATATCGGACCTGAACGATAACCCACCCCGCTTTTCCCAGCCTGCCTACCAAGCGGAGGTGCCAGAGAATAATGCTTTGGGCGTTCCCATCTGCTCCGTGTCCGCCTTTGATCCCGATCTGGGCCCGAACTCCCAGCTGTCTTACTCCATCGTGGATAGTACAGTGCAGGGGCTGCCCGTTTCCTCCTATGTCTATGTCAGCGCCGAGAACGGGACCATCTACAGCAGCTCCTCGTTCGATCATGAACAAATCAAACAGATAGTTGTTCAGATACAAGCCAGGGACGGCGGGTCACCGCCTCTCAGCACCAACGTGACTGTCTCCATCTTCATCCTAGACCGGAACGATAACGCTCCTCTGATTATCTATCCTGTGGCTCGGAAGGGGTTCCTGGCCCAGCAGTCCGTCCCTTTCTCTTCGCAGGCGGGACACTTCGTGACCAAAGTGACATCTGTGGACGCAGACTCGGGGCGGAACGCATGGCTCTCCTACAAACTGCAGCAAGCCACAGACCCAAGCCTCTTCAAAGTCTCCCCATACACCGGGGAGATTAGAACTACCCGAACTCTCCTTGAACAAGACTCCCCCACGCAGAAGATTGTCCTTGTTGTCGAAGACTGTGGGGAGCCGCCCATGTCTACCACAACCACTGTGATCATGAACATAGAGCAGGACCCTGACCGGAGCTCAGCAAACTTCAAGAGGTCTAACCTGGAACAGGATGGCCTTCCCCACCTGACAGTGTACCTCATCATTGCTCTGGTAGCAATCTCAGCCCTCTCTGCTATGACTTGCGTATTTTTAGCCGTGAAGTGCCTTAGAAATGCAAGAGCCAGAAACTCGGATGCAGTTTGGACTACTTATCTAAAGGGAGGGAATACCCTGCAGGCGGGGAGACACTTTGATAGAGGTCTTCAGAGCGTGGAGGAGAAACTGGAGTTTCCCACTGCCTTTGGGGGAGATTTTCTTTCTCTATGTCCTCTCCAAAGGCCTGGTCAGACTCCATTATCAGAGGGGAGCAATCACCTGTTTGCAAAACCCGTTAGTCAACCGGACATCAACAGCTCAGACACTCTTCTGGCCAGCAATAACCTCAGCGATCCCAATGAG TGTTTAGGAGGCGTTGTCATTGGCCGAGAGCGGATAGAGCTGTCATCCAATGAGGTGCTGATCTAG
- the LOC135882914 gene encoding protocadherin gamma-C3-like, whose product MKRAAGRSRWVTEWQVLSLLFLSGVSEWASAAIRYAIPEETQKGSSVGNVVADLGLELKRLPDRRLRVVSGGSKRYFEADLKSGMLFVKERIDREELCGTLSPCTLGFEIVLENPLELYSAAVEIQDINDNDPAFPASRIRLEVSESVAPGARFPLESAQDSDVGSNSLQTYQLSANQHFVLNVKTRGDGSKYAELVLEKELDREGQPELQLVLTALDGGSPPRSASVHIHIDVLDANDNAPVFNQTTYRASVRENTRTDTLVVKTSAFDLDAGPNGDIVYSFSSHTAAKVRELFALDSATGELRVKGLLDYEETFFYEIYIQAKDKGSNPGVAHCKVLVEIIDVNDNAPEITVTSVYSPVPEDAAPGTVIALLSVTDLDSGDNGLVNCLMPIGIPFTLSSSLKNYYTLKTKAALDRELVSEYNITVTARDSGSPSLWAESQILVQVSDINDNPPKSPQLSYQVYVAENNLPGAPIFNVSAWDPDLNQNSRLSFSILENSPSGNVVGGYFSISPENGTICALPSLDHEDIMEFRITVHVRDDGLPALATKLTVTVFVTDLNDNAPSVLYPPPNASSLHLEMISPTVSAGHVVTKLVAWDADSGYNAWLSYTLLQATDTSLFSVGLHSGEISTVRQLLEGDAPKHTLVILVKDHGEPARSSSATITIAVAETAKEAMTDLTDVSPTQDKKKQLTFYLILAVILVSVAFFVTVIGVSIVQVYKWRQSKEIFSSSRSSLYGTPGPFTRIDAVRGGYVPPNFYQQVYLTTDSRQSDLLCTKPFAPSPTGSRQNTVKNCEPGLYHQRIDTASRCPAPGEVM is encoded by the coding sequence ATGAAACGCGCTGCTGGAAGGAGCCGCTGGGTAACTGAATGGCAAGTACTTAGTTTGTTGTTTTTGTCTGGCGTTTCGGAGTGGGCTTCCGCAGCAATTCGCTATGCCATACCCGAGGAAACGCAAAAAGGCTCCTCGGTGGGGAATGTGGTAGCTGATCTGGGCTTGGAGCTCAAGCGGCTGCCGGATCGCAGGCTCCGGGTGGTGTCTGGAGGCAGCAAGAGGTACTTTGAGGCAGATCTGAAGAGCGGGATGTTGTTTGTGAAGGAGCGGATAGACCGGGAGGAACTCTGCGGGACGCTGTCTCCGTGCACCTTGGGCTTTGAGATTGTGCTAGAGAACCCGCTGGAGCTATACAGCGCTGCAGTGGAAATCCAGGACATCAATGACAACGACCCAGCTTTCCCGGCCAGCCGAATCAGGCTGGAAGTCAGTGAGTCAGTGGCGCCTGGAGCGCGCTTCCCACTAGAGAGCGCGCAAGACTCGGATGTGGGGAGTAACTCTTTGCAGACCTACCAGCTCAGCGCCAACCAGCATTTTGTGTTAAATGTGAAGACGCGAGGGGATGGCAGCAAATATGCGGAACTGGTGCTGGAAAAGGAGCTAGACAGGgaggggcaaccagaactgcagctGGTCCTCACAGCACTGGATGGGGGAAGCCCTCCGAGATCTGCCAGTGTGCACATCCACATTGATGTTCTGGACGCTAATGATAATGCCCCGGTCTTTAACCAGACTACCTACCGGGCGAGCGTAAGGGAGAACACCCGAACAGATACTCTGGTGGTCAAAACCAGCGCCTTTGATTTGGATGCGGGGCCCAATGGAGATATAGTTTACTCCTTCAGTAGTCACACCGCTGCCAAAGTGAGAGAGCTCTTTGCCCTGGACTCCGCTACTGGAGAACTGAGGGTCAAAGGGCTTCTGGATTACGAAGAAACGTTTTTTTATGAGATTTATATACAAGCTAAAGACAAGGGCTCTAATCCGGGAGTGGCTCATTGCAAAGTACTGGTGGAAATCATTGATGTAAATGACAACGCCCCTGAGATCACAGTGACGTCAGTATACAGCCCGGTGCCTGAAGACGCCGCCCCAGGGACAGTGATAGCTTTGCTAAGCGTCACTGACCTGGATTCTGGAGATAACGGTCTGGTAAACTGCTTGATGCCCATTGGCATCCCTTTCACACTCAGTTCCTCCCTGAAGAATTACTACACATTGAAAACCAAAGCAGCTTTGGATCGGGAACTTGTGTCGGAGTATAACATCACCGTCACAGCCAGGGACTCGGGATCGCCCTCACTCTGGGCGGAAAGCCAGATACTAGTGCAAGTGTCAGATATCAACGACAACCCCCCCAAATCTCCCCAGCTCTCCTACCAGGTGTATGTGGCGGAAAACAACCTCCCTGGCGCGCCAATATTTAACGTAAGTGCCTGGGATCCAGACCTGAACCAGAACTCTCGCCTCTCCTTCTCCATCCTGGAAAACAGCCCCTCGGGCAATGTCGTTGGCGGGTATTTCTCTATCAGTCCGGAGAACGGCACCATTTGTGCCCTGCCCTCCCTGGACCACGAAGACATCATGGAATTCAGAATAACAGTGCATGTCCGCGATGACGGCCTCCCGGCGCTCGCCACCAAGCTCACTGTCACTGTGTTTGTTACGGACCTGAATGACAACGCGCCCAGCGTGTTATACCCGCCTCCAAACGCCAGTTCCTTGCACCTCGAGATGATCTCGCCGACAGTCAGCGCCGGGCACGTGGTCACCAAGCTTGTGGCCTGGGATGCGGACTCGGGATACAACGCTTGGCTCTCCTACACCCTTCTTCAGGCCACCGACACCAGCCTCTTTTCGGTGGGACTGCACAGCGGGGAGATAAGCACCGTTCGCCAGCTGCTGGAGGGCGATGCTCCTAAGCACACTTTGGTCATCTTGGTCAAAGACCATGGGGAGCCAGCCCGGTCCTCTAGCGCGACCATCACCATAGCCGTAGCGGAGACTGCTAAGGAGGCCATGACGGACCTCACTGATGTGTCCCCCACACAAGACAAAAAGAAGCAGTTGACTTTCTATTTAATCCTGGCTGTGATCTTGGTCTCCGTGGCCTTCTTTGTCACGGTCATAGGGGTGAGCATTGTTCAAGTTTACAAATGGAGGCAATCGAAGGAGATTTTCAGCTCCTCCAGGAGCTCCCTGTACGGAACGCCGGGGCCTTTCACCCGCATAGACGCTGTCCGGGGTGGATATGTGCCTCCGAACTTCTACCAGCAGGTGTATCTTACCACGGACTCCCGCCAGAGTGATCTTCTGTGCACAAAGCCCTTCGCCCCCAGTCCCACTGGGAGCCGGCAGAACACTGTGAAAAACTGCGAGCCCGGATTATATCATCAGAGAATAGACACAGCTAGCAGGTGTCCCGCTCCCGGCGAGGTAATGTAG